Proteins from one Palaemon carinicauda isolate YSFRI2023 chromosome 44, ASM3689809v2, whole genome shotgun sequence genomic window:
- the LOC137634204 gene encoding uncharacterized protein has protein sequence MPGPTGHAKRCITVGTPASAWRLMIDKFIIQHIKNRTIAEAPRQNKSQNFSLNDEELEAFTFMYARGVAVWNRFIDNCIACYKPGPNITIDEQLFPSKARCPITQFMASKPDKYGQKYWLAVDKENKYLVNGFPYVGKEEHRPIEERVADYVIMRPMDPYLNKGRNVTTDNYFTSVNLAKQLKKKGTSIIGTMNKIRR, from the exons atgcCTGGACCTACAGGCCATGCAAAAAGATGTATCACTGTTGGTACCCCAGCAAGTGCTTGGCGACTAATGATTGACAAATTCATAATACAGCACATCAAAAATCGCACAATTGCTGAAGCTCCCAGACAGAATAAAAGCCAAAATTTCTCTCTAAATGATGAAGAACTTGAAGCATTTACTTTTATGTATGCCCGAGGTGTAGCAG tatggaatagatttatagataacTGCATTGCTTGCTACAAACCTGGCCCTAATATAACTATTGACGAGCAGCTCTTTCCTAGTAAGGCAAGATGCCCTATTACACAATTTATGGCATCAAAACCTGATAAGTACGGTCAGAAGTATTGGTTAGCTGTAGATAAGGAGAATAAATATCtggtgaatggatttccttatgtaGGTAAAGAAGAGCATCGTCCTATAGAAGAGAGGGTCGCTGATTATGTGATCATGAGACCAATGGATCCCTATTTGAATAAAGGGAGAAATgtcacaacagataattattttaCATCAGTCAACTTAGCCAAGCAACTAAAGAAAAAGGGAACCAGTATCATAGGGACCATGAATAAAATAAGAAGATAA